CTTTTCTTTCTAAAATCTTTGATGATTTTAGCCGGTCCGTTAGCAACGTCCGAAATAAAGATAGCACTGTTTCCTTTTAATACTGAAGCTAAATCCTCATAGTTTCTCTCAGATGATTCCATTGCTTTAGCAAGCAACGTATTCTTAACTACTTCTACTTTGATTCCAGCTTTGTTACAAGCTCTTCTCAAGTTAGTAGTAACCTCTGCATTTAATCCTGAAATATCAGCAATATAAAAGATATTAGCATCAGCTAATTTTCCTTTAATGTCTTCTATCGCTACTGCTTTTTGTTCTCTAGTCATAAGTAAAAATTTTTTCTACCAATTATACTGCTTTAGGGTCTAAAGCAATAGCAGGGCTCATAGTACTAGATATATGAATAGACTTAACATAAGTACCTTTAGCTGCTGTTGGTTTTAATTTGATTAATGTTTGAATCAATTCAGCTGCATTCTCTTGAATCATATCAGCACTAAATGATACTTTTCCAATACCTGCGTGAACGATTCCCGTTTTATCAACTTTAAAATCGATTTTACCAGCTTTCACTTCTTGAACTGCTTTCGCTACGTCCATAGTTACAGTACCAGTTTTAGGGTTAGGCATTAATCCTCTAGGACCTAAAATACGTCCTAATGGTCCTAATTTACCCATAACAGCAGGCATCGTGATGATTACATCAACATCTGTCCAACCGTCTTTAATTTTTTGTAGGTACTCATCTAATCCAACATAGTCAGCCCCAGCAGCTGTAGCTTCAGCTTCTTTATCTGGAGTAACTAATGCTAACACTCTAACATCTTTTCCAGTTCCGTGTGGTAAAGTAACTACCCCACGCACCATTTGATTTGCTTTACGTGGATCTACACCCAAACGCACTGCGATATCAACAGATTCGTCAAATTTTGCAGAAGCAACTTCTTTAATTAAAGCAGAACCTTCTTTCAAAGAATAAAATCTACCTTTCTCAATTTTAGCAGCAGCTTCCTTTTGCTTTTTTGTTAATTTTGCCATTTCTTTTTTCTTTTACAATTAAAAAGGAGCTGTTCCCGTTACTGATATACCCATAGATCTTGCAGTACCCGCGATCATTGACATCGCTGATTCAACAGAAAATGCGTTTAAATCCGGCATTTTGTCTTCTGCGATAGCACGAACTTGTTCCCAAGTTACGCTAGCTACTTTTTTTCTATTAGGCTCACCAGATCCAGATTTCACTTTTGCAGCCTCTAATAATTGAACAGCAGCAGGTGGCGTTTTAACAACAAAGTCAAATGATTTGTCTTTGTACACAGTAATTTGTACTGGTAAAACTTTACCGGGTTTATCTTGTGTTCTAGCATTAAATTGCTTACAGAACTCCATGATGTTAACTCCAGCAGCCCCCAAAGCAGGTCCAACCGGTGGCGAAGGATTCGCAGCACCTCCCTTAACTTGTAGTTTAACTACTTTACTAATTTCTTTTGCCATTTCTAAAAAAATTTAGCACATCTCTTTTGGAAGCAAAGATGCGTCTATGTAACATTATATTTTTTCTACTTGTGTAAAGCTTAATTCTAAAGGTGTCTTTCTTCCAAAAATCTTCACCATTACCTCTAGCTTACGCTTGTCTTCATTTATGTTTTCGATAGTTGCATCGAAACCTTTAAATGGACCATCAGTCACTTTTACTGACTCACCAACTTCATAAGGAATTGCACCTGAATCAACTTTAACAGCCAATTCATCGACTTTTCCTAACATGCGATTTACTTCTGATTCTCTTAAAGGAACTGGGTCACCCCCTCTTGTTTCTCCTAAGAATCCAATAACACCAGTTATTGATTTAATAGCATGCGGAACCTCACCTGTCAAGTTAGCCTCAATCATCACATAGCCTGGAAAATAGACACGTTCTGTTGTTTTCTTCTTACCGTTCTTGTCTTCAGACACCACTTTTTCAGTTGGTACTAAAACTTGCGAAAGATAATCTGACAACCCTAAACGAGAAATTTCAGTTTCGATATAATTCTTCACCTTGTTCTCTTGTCCACTTACCGCACGAACCACATACCATTTTTTGACATTTGTATCAGCCATAATATTATCTCCTTATGATCTTATCCAATTATAAAACTTCCCTAACAAGTCCCCAAATAAACTATCCACTCCCCAAGTAGCAAGTGCCAATACAATTGCAAAAATTGCAATCACGATTGTATACTTTTGCACTTCAGCCCAAGGAGACCAAGTTACATTTGATTTAAGTTCTGTAAAAGCTTCTGATATGTAATTAAATACCTTTGCCATGTTATATTGTTTTTGCACGGGTGGAGGGATTCGAACCCCCATCAACGGTTTTGGAGACCGCTATTCTACCCTTGAACTACACCCGTTTGTTATAAAAGTCAGCGGTTAGCCCGCTGACTTTAAAAATTTATTTATACTAAAGAATTAGTCTAAAATTTCAGTTACCTGACCAGCACCTACTGTTCTACCACCTTCACGGATAGCGAAACGTAGACCGATTGATAATGCGATTGGGCTTAACAACTCAACAGTGATAGTTAAGTTATCTCCAGGCATAACCATTTCAGTTCCTTCTGGTAATTGGATAGTTCCAGTTACGTCAGTTGTACGTACGTAGAACTGTGGACGGTAATTGTTATGGAATGGAGTGTGACGTCCACCTTCTTCTTTTTTCAAGATATAAACCTCAGCTTTGAATTTAGCGTGTGGTTTTACTGAACCTGGTTTACAAATAACCATACCACGACGGATATCAGTTTTGTCAATACCTCTCAATAATAAACCTACGTTATCTCCAGCTTCACCACGGTCTAAGATTTTACGGAACATCTCAACTCCTGTTACAGTAGAAGTTAATTTGTCAGCTCCCATACCGATGATTTCAACAGCATCTCCTGTATTAGCAACTCCAGTTTCGATACGTCCTGTAGCAACAGTTCCACGTCCTGTAATTGTAAATACGTCTTCTACTGGCATTAAGAATGGTTTTTCGTTGTCACGTACTGGCTCTTCGATCCAAGCGTCAACTTCATCCATTAATTGTAATAATGCATCAACCCATTTTTGCTCTCCGTTTAAAGCTCCTAAAGCAGAACCTTGAACTACTGGTCCATTATCACCGTCGTATTGGTAGAAAGATAATAAATCTCTAACTTCCATTTCAACAAGCTCTAATAACTCAGCGTCATCTACTAAGTCAACTTTGTTTAAGAAAACAACAATTCTAGGAATACCTACTTGGCGTCCTAATAAGATGTGCTCACGAGTTTGTGGCATTGGTCCATCAGTAGCAGCAACTACTAAGATAGCACCATCCATTTGAGCAGCACCAGTAACCATGTTTTTCACGTAATCCGCGTGACCTGGACAGTCAACGTGTGCATAGTGACGGTTTTTAGTTTGGTACTCTACGTGAGAAGTATTAATTGTAATACCACGCTCTTTTTCTTCTGGAGCATTATCAATTGAATCAAATGAACGAGCTTCTGAGAATCCTGCGTCAGCTAAAACTTTAGTAATAGCAGCAGTAGTAGTAGTTTTACCGTGGTCAACGTGTCCGATAGTACCGATGTTTAAGTGCGGTTTCGAACGATCAAAAGTTTCCTTTGCCATGATCTAATAATTTAATCTTAGTTATATAATTAGTGTTCAAATATAATAAAAAAACCTGAGCCAATGACGGGATTTGAACCCGTGACCTCTTCCTTACCAAGGAAGCACTCTACCCCTGAGCTACACCGGCTTATGCATTTTTATATTTAGTCGTGGGGAGAGCAGGATTCGAACCTGCGAAGGTTTCCCAACGGATTTACAGTCCGTCCTCGTTGGCCGCTTGAGTATCTCCCCTCAAACCTTGTGTTTGTTTCTTTTCTTTGAGCCGATAGAGGGACTCGAACCCACGACCTGCTGATTACAAATCAGCTGCTCTAGCCAGCTGAGCTACACCGGCATTTTACTCAATAGAAAAAGTCCGCTATTTCTAACGGACTGCAAATGTATATATTTTATTGATTAAAAAAAACAATTTACTGATTTTTTTCCATTAATGTGCTTTCATTTTCTCTTTATACTTCACAACCATGCGTTCAATCGCATCGGCACCCAAATCAACCCCCTCCTCAAAAGTTTTGCATGTTTTTTTAGCAACAATATCGTCTCCTGGAACTAATAATTTCACCTCAACTGTTTTATTTTCTTTCTCATTGGTATTTTCTACTTTCAAAAATACATCGACAGAAATCACTTTATCGTAAAACTTACCTACTTTCAGCATTCTTTCGTTGATAAAATCTACTAACTTACGATCTACGTTAAAATTAACGGCTTGAATGTTTACTTTCATAACTTTCTGTTTTTAAGGTTTTCTATTTTTTTTTCTTCAACCTAGGATGCGTCTTCATGTAGGTCTCTTTCAATTCTTTCAAATTGACATGAGCATATACTTCTGTCGAAGCTAAGCTTTGATGCCCCATCAACTCTTTGATAGAGTTGATATCTGCACCGTTTTCTAAGAGATGCGTTGCGAAAGCATGCCTCAACATATGAGGACTATTTTTCTCCTTTGTTGTTGTCTTACTAAAATATAAATTAATCATTCGATAAACAAATATTTCATCAACTTTAGCACCCTTACTATCTATTAAAAAATCGTTAATTTTCTGAACATCCCTCAAAACAATCTCTCGCTCTGCCTTATAGCGTTTTAAAAGCACAAGCAATTGCTCAATCATAGGCACATAGCGAACCTTATTTCCCTTACCAGTTATGCGAATCATACGCGTATAAAAATCCACATCCGCTACCTGCACCCCACATAGCTCGCTTCTTCGCAGCCCTAAACAGTATAGCATTTCTACAATAACCAAATCCCGTAGTGCATCAAATCCTTCTTGACTCTCCAAAGACAGTCGAACAGCATCAACCTCAGCTACAGAAAAAGGCAATTGCAACTTCTTTTCTACTTTGAGTGTTTTATGTTGTTGCAATGGACTCACCTCTACCTCCCCCACCTTCATCAAAAACTTATAGAACGCTTTAAGTGCACTCATTTTTCTATTAATGGAGCGCTTGCTTAGATTCGCCTCCATCAAAGCAACAATCCACAAACGCACTACCTCGTATTTGATTATCAAATAATCTTGCTCTGATTCCGCTACAAAAACTAAAAAAGAAGCGATATCCTGTTGATATGCCTCTATGGTATGAGAAGAATAATTTTTCTCCTTCTGTAAGTACTCCAGAAATTTCTCTAAATTTTTGTCCATAAAAAAACCGTTGTAACAAAGATAATACTTTATTACAACGGCCTTATAATTTAATCCATCGTTTAAGTCTAGATTTCTACTGAATCTCTTAAGTGTTGGATATACTCTGCTTTTTGCATCTTGTCTCTTTTTAAAACCGATGGTTTTGTAAAGTGCTGACGAGATCTTAATTGACGTAACGTACCTGTTCTGTCAAATTTTCTTTTGTAGCGCTTTAGTGCTCTATCAATATTTTCTCCGTCTTTAATTGGAATGATCAACATGTTTTCATACACCTCCTCTCATTTGGTGATGCAAAAGTAAAGCTTTTTTTATACAACGCAACAAAAAAATAAAATTTTATTCCACCTTTTTTTATTACCTCATCGCCTTTTCTCTTGATTAAGTTCTTCAACAACAAGTTAAAGCAAGTAAAAGGGAGTCCTAATTTGCCCCTAACCACAGCTTAAATTCCACAACACGCTCCCTACTAACAATCACCTCTTCGCTATAGTTCAGTAAAACTAGTTTCAGTCGAGCCGTCGATAATTGAATGATTTGTTCAATGCAGTCAATCGCTACAATCTGATGGCGATTCACGCGAAAGAATTTCGAAGGGTCCACCATCTTTAAGATTGCCTCAATAGACGGTTCTTCTAGAAGATGTATTTTTCCCTCTCTCGTTACACTATACACCCCTCGGTCTTCCCTATAGAAACAAACCACCTCATCCACCAAAATCACTTTTAGTTGCATCCCTAACTTGACAATTAATCGCTTGGGGTAACTCGTTCCTTGCAACGTCTGCTTCAATACCTCTACTTGTTGCCCTATTTTATGGTATTGGGTTTTATACTTCCCAATAGCTCTTACTAATTCTGCAGGATCAATAGGCTTCAACAAATAATCAATACTATTCAATTTAAATGCCTTGATAGCATAATGATCAAAACTCGTTACGAAAATAATAGCCGCGTGTTTCAATTTTATTTGCTCGAATATTTCCAAAGACAATCCATCTGTTAATTGAATATCGGCAAATATCAAATCAGGCTCTTCGTTTTGCATCAACCAAGGAATTGCCTCACTAACCGAATGCAAGGTTTCTTGTACATCAAATCCTATTTTGGCCAGCTCTCTAGTCAATAATCTTGCTGCTGGTTTTTCGTCTTCTATAATTACTATGTTCATATGCTTTACTTGCTCTGTAGTGGAATACGCACTGTAAACTGATGCGCTACATCTTCTATTTCAACTTTTTTCTGAAATAGCAATTGACAGCGATTGGATAAATTTTGCAATCCCAATCCTGTAGAATCTTCTGATTTGGGTTTTGCATATTTTTCATTGCTCATGACTAGATTTCCATCAACAACACTCAAAGTTACTGCAATTTTCCCCTCAGATGGAATTGCATTGTGCTTGATTACATTTTCTATCAGCAATTGCAAGCTCAAGGTAGGTATTTGTGTTGCTCCCCATTGGGCTACCTCATCACTAATTTTAAAATCAACAGCCTGATCATATCTCACATTTAAAAGATAGACATAATCTTGAATAAAAGCGACTTCTTCCTCCAAGGCACAAGAAGCGTAATCCAATCGCTCTAATACATAGCGGTAGATTTTAGAAAAAGAACGAGCAAATTGCTCTGCTTTGGCCGGATCTTCTTGAATCGTGCTAATGAGTACATTGAGGTTGTTAAATAAAAAGTGCGGGGACAGCTGTTCTTTCATATGCGCAATCTGACTCTTCTGCAGTGCGATTTCCATTTCTTTGTTTTTTATTTCGAGCACTCTCAGCTGGTCGTGATACGAAAATACAAAGACGATCATGATAATAAAAAAGCTAATAAGCACAACACCTAAGAAATCACTAAAATGGAGATTTTCTCCAGCATAAAAAGATTGAAAAGGAACGTTGTAAAAAAACCACAACAGTACACTCAAAAAGAAATAGTAGGATACAATAGAAACAACTAGTCCATTGCTGAAAAATAAAATATTTCTAACTTTTCGGCTCAGTGGCACCTGCGTTTTCTGTTCTCTCTTATCCAAATAAAAACTCAACAATAAACTCGTTGCAACATTAGTTCCATAAATGCACATGGTAATCAGAAAAGAAAGCAAGGCATTTTTTGAAAAGATATAATCCGAAAAAGAAGCTTGTGTTAAGTGTTTTCCTTTATTAAAATAATAATACGACGTAGACAAGCTACTCATCACTCCAAAATTAATAGCCAATGCTAGATGTCGATACCAATTAATCTTCATATCCTCTTCTTGTTCTAAATAACCATGCTTTATTTATTTGACGTCTCCTGCTGATTAGCAAATGACACTTGTGTCTTGAGTGCCCATTCTTTGCCCCATTTAGGATAAAAAGGCACTTCACTTTTTTGTTGGTCAAATTGTACTATCGCTTTATTCAATAAGCCCATACAGTATGTTGTATCTACCTTCATAAATTTAGAACTATTTAAATAAAAACTAGCTAAACTATAAAGGGCTCTAGGATTAGCAGGGTTTAACTCCAATGCCTTTTCATATGCTTTGATAATTACTCCACTTTGTTTCATTCCTTTATTCATTGGGTCCGTCATAAGATCCAGCGTCTCATTCATTCCTTGCAATACATACCATTCCTCGCCCCCTTGAGCCAACCATCGTTCAATTACAAAGCGATTGTTCATTACCTTCTCTTCTACTGCTTCGTCTTGAGGGTTCTGAAATCCTTGGGTTATTGCAATAAACACTTGGTAATAGGCCGGAATCCAATCCTCTGGGTTAGCATCTGCAATTCGCTCTAAAATAGCTAAAGCGCCTTGACTATTTCCGCCTTGCCATTCTTGCATGGCTTTTTGCATTCCC
The window above is part of the Myroides odoratus DSM 2801 genome. Proteins encoded here:
- the rplJ gene encoding 50S ribosomal protein L10; amino-acid sequence: MTREQKAVAIEDIKGKLADANIFYIADISGLNAEVTTNLRRACNKAGIKVEVVKNTLLAKAMESSERNYEDLASVLKGNSAIFISDVANGPAKIIKDFRKKSDKPSLKGAYINEEIYIGDNQLDALVAIKSKEEVIGEIIGLLQSPAQRVISALQNQFKDEE
- the rplA gene encoding 50S ribosomal protein L1, with amino-acid sequence MAKLTKKQKEAAAKIEKGRFYSLKEGSALIKEVASAKFDESVDIAVRLGVDPRKANQMVRGVVTLPHGTGKDVRVLALVTPDKEAEATAAGADYVGLDEYLQKIKDGWTDVDVIITMPAVMGKLGPLGRILGPRGLMPNPKTGTVTMDVAKAVQEVKAGKIDFKVDKTGIVHAGIGKVSFSADMIQENAAELIQTLIKLKPTAAKGTYVKSIHISSTMSPAIALDPKAV
- the rplK gene encoding 50S ribosomal protein L11, with product MAKEISKVVKLQVKGGAANPSPPVGPALGAAGVNIMEFCKQFNARTQDKPGKVLPVQITVYKDKSFDFVVKTPPAAVQLLEAAKVKSGSGEPNRKKVASVTWEQVRAIAEDKMPDLNAFSVESAMSMIAGTARSMGISVTGTAPF
- the nusG gene encoding transcription termination/antitermination protein NusG gives rise to the protein MADTNVKKWYVVRAVSGQENKVKNYIETEISRLGLSDYLSQVLVPTEKVVSEDKNGKKKTTERVYFPGYVMIEANLTGEVPHAIKSITGVIGFLGETRGGDPVPLRESEVNRMLGKVDELAVKVDSGAIPYEVGESVKVTDGPFKGFDATIENINEDKRKLEVMVKIFGRKTPLELSFTQVEKI
- the secE gene encoding preprotein translocase subunit SecE, encoding MAKVFNYISEAFTELKSNVTWSPWAEVQKYTIVIAIFAIVLALATWGVDSLFGDLLGKFYNWIRS
- the tuf gene encoding elongation factor Tu, whose amino-acid sequence is MAKETFDRSKPHLNIGTIGHVDHGKTTTTAAITKVLADAGFSEARSFDSIDNAPEEKERGITINTSHVEYQTKNRHYAHVDCPGHADYVKNMVTGAAQMDGAILVVAATDGPMPQTREHILLGRQVGIPRIVVFLNKVDLVDDAELLELVEMEVRDLLSFYQYDGDNGPVVQGSALGALNGEQKWVDALLQLMDEVDAWIEEPVRDNEKPFLMPVEDVFTITGRGTVATGRIETGVANTGDAVEIIGMGADKLTSTVTGVEMFRKILDRGEAGDNVGLLLRGIDKTDIRRGMVICKPGSVKPHAKFKAEVYILKKEEGGRHTPFHNNYRPQFYVRTTDVTGTIQLPEGTEMVMPGDNLTITVELLSPIALSIGLRFAIREGGRTVGAGQVTEILD
- the hpf gene encoding ribosome hibernation-promoting factor, HPF/YfiA family; translation: MKVNIQAVNFNVDRKLVDFINERMLKVGKFYDKVISVDVFLKVENTNEKENKTVEVKLLVPGDDIVAKKTCKTFEEGVDLGADAIERMVVKYKEKMKAH
- a CDS encoding tyrosine-type recombinase/integrase yields the protein MDKNLEKFLEYLQKEKNYSSHTIEAYQQDIASFLVFVAESEQDYLIIKYEVVRLWIVALMEANLSKRSINRKMSALKAFYKFLMKVGEVEVSPLQQHKTLKVEKKLQLPFSVAEVDAVRLSLESQEGFDALRDLVIVEMLYCLGLRRSELCGVQVADVDFYTRMIRITGKGNKVRYVPMIEQLLVLLKRYKAEREIVLRDVQKINDFLIDSKGAKVDEIFVYRMINLYFSKTTTKEKNSPHMLRHAFATHLLENGADINSIKELMGHQSLASTEVYAHVNLKELKETYMKTHPRLKKKK
- the rpsU gene encoding 30S ribosomal protein S21, producing MLIIPIKDGENIDRALKRYKRKFDRTGTLRQLRSRQHFTKPSVLKRDKMQKAEYIQHLRDSVEI
- a CDS encoding LytR/AlgR family response regulator transcription factor, with product MNIVIIEDEKPAARLLTRELAKIGFDVQETLHSVSEAIPWLMQNEEPDLIFADIQLTDGLSLEIFEQIKLKHAAIIFVTSFDHYAIKAFKLNSIDYLLKPIDPAELVRAIGKYKTQYHKIGQQVEVLKQTLQGTSYPKRLIVKLGMQLKVILVDEVVCFYREDRGVYSVTREGKIHLLEEPSIEAILKMVDPSKFFRVNRHQIVAIDCIEQIIQLSTARLKLVLLNYSEEVIVSRERVVEFKLWLGAN
- a CDS encoding sensor histidine kinase, producing MKINWYRHLALAINFGVMSSLSTSYYYFNKGKHLTQASFSDYIFSKNALLSFLITMCIYGTNVATSLLLSFYLDKREQKTQVPLSRKVRNILFFSNGLVVSIVSYYFFLSVLLWFFYNVPFQSFYAGENLHFSDFLGVVLISFFIIMIVFVFSYHDQLRVLEIKNKEMEIALQKSQIAHMKEQLSPHFLFNNLNVLISTIQEDPAKAEQFARSFSKIYRYVLERLDYASCALEEEVAFIQDYVYLLNVRYDQAVDFKISDEVAQWGATQIPTLSLQLLIENVIKHNAIPSEGKIAVTLSVVDGNLVMSNEKYAKPKSEDSTGLGLQNLSNRCQLLFQKKVEIEDVAHQFTVRIPLQSK
- a CDS encoding tetratricopeptide repeat protein encodes the protein MKKVLLLFFSCCSLMSFGQTTYEKGMQKAMQEWQGGNSQGALAILERIADANPEDWIPAYYQVFIAITQGFQNPQDEAVEEKVMNNRFVIERWLAQGGEEWYVLQGMNETLDLMTDPMNKGMKQSGVIIKAYEKALELNPANPRALYSLASFYLNSSKFMKVDTTYCMGLLNKAIVQFDQQKSEVPFYPKWGKEWALKTQVSFANQQETSNK